Proteins from a genomic interval of Nematostella vectensis chromosome 5, jaNemVect1.1, whole genome shotgun sequence:
- the LOC5502602 gene encoding uncharacterized protein LOC5502602, protein MEFKPRRVVCWLVITILVALLLWYQTGTQANSTHEHINKGRLSRVSSKVPQDVPLARRKVYDQVETFLIFIGYPRSGHTLVGSLIDAHPNAIIANELDIIGSWLEWNEDHRNKYFLFDQLYKNSHEQTLKGFRSSSVKHRFNYSVRGQWQGRFDRTIKVIGDKKGGGMTARLTNQKQAPILARIKNKIKVKFKFIHVVRNPFDNIATMTTRDKDKTSFKSQGKLNDTDALEQQIFKYFVLAAGNQRLIQRRRKNVLEIHSKDMISKPRDTLRRICKLLDLTCSKQYLYDCASIVYKEPSKTRFRVVWTDKQKQRTLKAMRRFAFLKGYTFDSL, encoded by the exons ATGGAGTTCAAACCCCGCCGCGTTGTTTGTTGGCTCGTAATCACCATACTGGTGGCCCTCTTGCTATGGTACCAGACAGGAACCCAAGCTAACTCCACCCACGAGCACATAAACAAAG GTCGATTGTCGCGTGTCTCATCAAAAGTGCCTCAGGATGTCCCACTAGCCAGGCGCAAGGTCTACGACCAAGTAGAGACATTTCTCATCTTTATCGGTTACCCCCGTAGCGGCCACACCCTAGTGGGTTCCCTGATAGACGCGCACCCCAACGCCATCATCGCCAACGAGCTCGACATCATCGGGAGCTGGCTCGAGTGGAATGAGGACCATAGAAACAAGTATTTCTTGTTTGACCAGTTATACAAGAATTCCCATGAGCAAACCTTGAAGGGGTTTCGCTCGTCGTCCGTTAAACATCGGTTTAATTATTCCGTCCGTGGTCAATGGCAGGGAAGGTTTGACAGAACAATCAAG GTGATCGGGGACAAGAAAGGTGGAGGCATGACTGCGAGACTGACCAATCAGAAACAAGCACCAATCTTGGCCCGcatcaaaaacaaaatcaaggTCAAGTTCAAATTCATTCATGTTGTGCGTAACCCTTTCGACAACATCGCAACCATGACAACAAGGGATAAAGACAAGACCAGTTTTAAGAGCCAGGGAAAACTGAACGACACAGACGCGCTTGAGCAACAGATTTTCAAATACTTCGTGCTAGCGGCGGGCAATCAGAGACTCATTCAAAGGCGACGTAAGAATGTTCTAGAGATTCACAGCAAGGATATGATCAGCAAGCCACGTGACACGCTTCGCCGCATATGTAAACTCCTCGACTTGACTTGCAGCAAGCAATATCTGTATGACTGCGCGAGTATCGTGTACAAAGAACCTTCAAAGACGCGTTTTAGAGTGGTGTGGACGGACAAACAAAAGCAGAGAACGCTCAAGGCCATGCGGAGGTTCGCCTTTTTGAAAGGATACACGTTTGATTCGCTATAG
- the LOC5502598 gene encoding uncharacterized protein LOC5502598, with product MRKVAIYPADFDLFDQDINPAEYDFFKKHTETFKTLLKHQARLQKQSVVTEFVKYSYEHGVGKGIPKKEASSFSLYLEEAKTYWEDNFVDGRFSSARNIVEDAAILEKNRQALSFMEKSGYAKDPFVHKETRDVFRRLFGQPHEKETYKKVVCMFPLHVKFGGTICRYLRRWLDAPPVTPPDPQHLMMSPLSKMFKTKGSSMSNIEIDLIDPDLQRFMTNAMKGIDPTRPMTPKEFTYRTAELVKHSNEMFRTQRSRVKTKGLPKNSEENAENDQQPDPLSKEPFPAPLNNPEKVTQTEPVIDEVVGDFNFLPELLLSKPHPNNQFEEMLKSRKTEEEISQAKRKDLAAMMNNLQDPSVRPSTPGDETTDVKETLKLHACANCRRVEHAPKTFKKCQRCSGKRTRFYCSRNCQAEDWVSRHRQEHPLMGADPP from the exons ATGCGGAAAGTCGCGATATATCCCGCCGACTTTGATCTGTTTGACCAGGACATCAATCCAGCGGAATATGACTTTTTCAAAAAGCATACTGAGACCTTTAAAACTTTGCTGAAACATCAG GCTCGACTCCAAAAGCAATCAGTCGTAACCGAGTTCGTCAAATATTCATATGAGCATGGAGTTGGCAAAGGAATCCCAAAG AAAGAAGCATCATCGTTCTCGTTATATCTAGAAGAAGCAAAAACATACTGGGAGGACAACTTTGTAGATG GAAGGTTTAGCAGTGCCAGAAATATTGTAGAAGatgcagccatcttggaaaagAACAGACAAGCATTGTCATTTATGGAAAAATCAGGCTATG CCAAAGATCCATTTGTCCATAAAGAGACAAG GGATGTCTTCAGGAGACTTTTCGGACAACCACATGAAAAGGAAACCTATAAAAAG GTTGTCTGCATGTTTCCTCTGCACGTCAAGTTTGGTGGCACCATATGTCGTTATCTACGGCGATGGCTGGATGCGCCACCAGTGACCCCCCCTGACCCGCAGCACCTCATGATGTCCCCCCTGTCTAAAATGTTCAAAACCAAGGGGAGCTCCATGAGCAATATTGAGATTGACTTAATTGATCCTGATTTGCAAAGATTCATGACCAATGCTATGAAAGGAATAGATCCTACCAGACCCATGACCCCTAAGGAGTTTACTTACAGGACAGCTGAACTTGTGAAGCACTCTAACGAAATGTTCAGGACACAGAGATCCAGAGTGAAGACTAAGGGCTTACCTAAGAATAGTGAGGAAAATGCAGAGAACGACCAACAACCTGATCCTCTGAGCAAAGAGCCATTCCCTGCCCCTCTAAATAATCCTGAAAAAGTCACTCAGACAGAACCAGTGATCGACGAGGTTGTAGGTGATTTCAACTTCCTCCCGGAGTTGCTGCTGAGTAAACCACACCCAAACAATCAGTTTGAGGAAATGTTAAAGAGTCGCAAAACAGAGGAGGAGATATCTCAGGCTAAGCGCAAGGACCTTGCAGCTATGATGAACAACCTACAAGACCCGTCAGTCCGACCCTCAACACCAGGTGATGAAACAACAGATGTCAAGGAAACACTAAAGCTCCATGCATGTGCAAACTGTCGACGTGTTGAACATGCACCCAAAACCTTTAAAAAGTGCCAGAG ATGCAGCGGCAAAAGAACAAGGTTCTACTGTAGCAGAAATTGCCAGG cCGAAGACTGGGTTTCTAGACATCGCCAGGAGCACCCCCTGATGGGTGCAGACCCCCCCTAA
- the LOC5502605 gene encoding uncharacterized protein LOC5502605 isoform X3: MKRVAHYNRAFVLFLLFKVVGCCDPGQFECTSSECIPDVLKCDGSEDCADSSDEINCTKRSMCRVDQFECLIEGDCIPLSKHCDGTWDCQHGTDEMDCQVSTVEVLSTITTAKPELMGIFQTADGKSSSHYLAYDKAPGTELYLRFTATKCSGYLFEMTSQNSNQFFLLSLSQNGNIQFLFQSARGPGVIIISPPPGKSFCDGRRHMLSFQRYLQDIRYRVDGGSLTKHRVAGLRDPFLRPVRVLTGRGVEGCISGVDVVLLRSRNEQRRVGVSKGCIRKARKTTLAAGIQTSTTRTTKTTTTMRRTASTLPLSNQSSSTSTTPQPSSPATPSSRDHPTRGMLSTRESALTYSKQGFHFMPSTQESPVTTFGRDSTQASSVTQGSSFTSSTHESSVTRGSPVTPSMHGSSVTQGSPVTPLTRDPTLTHSVPIISGRLKTSMNKRTKPKPGERATEIKSPSTYQVTTMVTHSPRVTEPASPIAGTKQVTHLKGKGYSTPMARSSLTISRLQGTQRPTMVNKNEIDENYGATGVSTSTSAGNSINTERPPNVTQTSCERLKSKICLGFGYNDTILPNHLNHKSQGEAMRGMQRFLPFIRANCSTSLKALVCAAYFPRCTKPQSYAAPPCRELCERSRDECARLMDAFGFAWPRQLRCEDLPRDGLAKCEMNRSQKAVSVRPTQASTSEDTTTVSSPSIVTGPVTERYCGTIYTVPAGFIVSPNYPQDYPSNSHCRWAIMLPRAYHVIDIVIESLLLEDDRNCMYDFVVIMDGLYNQVGPRLCGTLAQARAVAVKGNMAVVVFKSDNANSKGGFLIKYRAHWG, encoded by the exons ATGAAACGGGTGGCACATTACAACAGAGCATTCGTCCTCTTTCTTCTTTTCAAAGTTGTCG GTTGCTGTGATCCGGGACAATTTGAGTGTACTTCGTCTGAGTGTATCCCGGATGTGCTAAAATGTGATGGAAGCGAAGACTGCGCAGACTCCAGCGACGAAATCAATTGTA ccaAACGCAGCATGTGCAGGGTTGACCAGTTCGAGTGCCTGATTGAGGGAGATTGTATTCCTTTGAGCAAGCATTGTGATGGGACCTGGGACTGCCAACACGGAACTGACGAGATGGATTGCCAAG TGAGCACCGTAGAAGTTTTGAGCACAATCACCACCGCCAAGCCAG AGTTGATGGGCATCTTCCAGACTGCTGATGGAAAGTCAAGTTCGCATTACCTAGCTTACGATAAGGCTCCAGGTACCGAGCTCTACCTTCGATTCACTGCAACCAAATGCTCCGGATATCTCTTCGAAATGACAAGCCAGAACTCGAACCAATTCTTCCTTCTCTCCCTATCCCAAAATGGGAATATACAATTCTTATTCCAGAGCGCGAGGGGTCCCGGTGTGATTATCATCTCCCCGCCACCAGGGAAATCTTTCTGCGATGGACGACGCCACATGTTGAGCTTTCAGCGCTATCTTCAAGACATCCGGTACCGGGTAGATGGAGGCTCACTGACCAAACACCGGGTAGCGGGCTTGCGTGATCCATTTCTCCGGCCGGTGAGGGTGCTAACTGGGCGTGGCGTGGAGGGGTGCATCTCCGGTGTCGATGTTGTGCTACTCCGCTCTCGTAATGAGCAGAGGAGGGTGGGCGTGTCCAAAGGCTGTATCAGAAAAG CGAGAAAGACAACCTTAGCAGCTGGAATTCAAACGTCGACAACAAGAactacaaaaacaacaacgacaaTGAGAAGAACGGCATCAACGTTACCACTGAGCAACCAGTCAAGTTCAACGTCGACGACACCACAGCCTAGCTCCCCCGCCACACCatcatcacgtgaccatcccACACGTGGGATGCTTTCAACGCGAGAATCTGCTCTTACATATTCTAAACAAGGCTTTCATTTTATGCCATCGACGCAAGAATCGCCTGTCACGACATTCGGGCGCGATTCAACCCAGGCGTCGTCAGTAACGCAAGGATCTTCTTTCACGTCATCAACGCACGAATCGTCAGTAACGCGAGGATCTCCTGTCACGCCATCAATGCATGGGTCTTCAGTAACGCAAGGATCACCTGTCACGCCATTAACGCGTGACCCCACTCTCACGCATTCTGTACCAATAATATCTGGGCGTTTGAAAACTTCCATGAACAAACGAACCAAACCCAAACCTGGCGAGCGCGCGACGGAAATAAAGTCACCGTCTACTTATCAAGTAACGACAATGGTTACTCATTCACCTCGCGTCACGGAACCGGCTTCCCCGATAGCTGGAACTAAGCAAGTCACACATTTAAAGGGTAAAGGCTATAGTACGCCTATGGCACGCTCTAGTCTGACGATATCAAGACTTCAGGGCACTCAACGGCCAACAATGGTCAATAAAAACGAAATCGATGAAAACTACGGAGCTACCGGTGTGAGTACTAGTACGAGTGCCGGGAATTCAATCAACACTGAGAGACCGCCGAATGTCACGCAAACCAGTTGCGAGCGTTTAAAGAGCAAAATATGCCTTGGGTTTGGATACAACGATACCATCCTACCAAACCACCTTAACCATAAATCGCAAGGAGAAGCAATGAGAGGGATGCAGCGATTCTTGCCTTTCATTCGAGCTAACTGTTCCACCAGCTTGAAGGCATTAGTTTGCGCCGCTTACTTTCCACGTTGCACTAAGCCACAGTCATACGCTGCTCCTCCTTGCCGGGAGTTGTGTGAGAGGTCTAGAGACGAGTGCGCGCGGTTGATGGATGCGTTCGGGTTTGCATGGCCGCGTCAACTGCGGTGTGAGGATCTACCGCGAGACGGATTGGCCAAGTGTGAGATGAATAGAAGTCAGAAAGCTGTTTCTGTACGACCAACACAGGCGTCAACGAGTGAGG ATACAACTACAGTTTCTTCGCCATCAATTGTTACTGGACCCGTAACAGAACGTT ACTGTGGCACCATCTACACAGTTCCTGCTGGGTTTATCGTCTCTCCAAACTATCCCCAGGACTACCCGTCCAACAGTCACTGCCGCTGGGCTATCATGCTCCCGCGAGCGTATCACGTGATTGATATAGTAATAGAGAGCTTGTTATTGGAGGACGATCGGAACTGTAT GTATGACTTTGTTGTCATCATGGACGGTCTCTACAATCAAGTAGGACCCAGGTTATGTGGCACTTTGGCCCAGGCTCGCGCGGTTGCCGTTAAAGGCAACATGGCGGTGGTAGTGTTTAAGTCTGATAATGCGAACAGCAAGGGCGGCTTTCTCATCAAATACAGGGCTCAT TGGGGATGA
- the LOC5502605 gene encoding uncharacterized protein LOC5502605 isoform X1: MKRVAHYNRAFVLFLLFKVVGCCDPGQFECTSSECIPDVLKCDGSEDCADSSDEINCTKRSMCRVDQFECLIEGDCIPLSKHCDGTWDCQHGTDEMDCQVSTVEVLSTITTAKPELMGIFQTADGKSSSHYLAYDKAPGTELYLRFTATKCSGYLFEMTSQNSNQFFLLSLSQNGNIQFLFQSARGPGVIIISPPPGKSFCDGRRHMLSFQRYLQDIRYRVDGGSLTKHRVAGLRDPFLRPVRVLTGRGVEGCISGVDVVLLRSRNEQRRVGVSKGCIRKARKTTLAAGIQTSTTRTTKTTTTMRRTASTLPLSNQSSSTSTTPQPSSPATPSSRDHPTRGMLSTRESALTYSKQGFHFMPSTQESPVTTFGRDSTQASSVTQGSSFTSSTHESSVTRGSPVTPSMHGSSVTQGSPVTPLTRDPTLTHSVPIISGRLKTSMNKRTKPKPGERATEIKSPSTYQVTTMVTHSPRVTEPASPIAGTKQVTHLKGKGYSTPMARSSLTISRLQGTQRPTMVNKNEIDENYGATGVSTSTSAGNSINTERPPNVTQTSCERLKSKICLGFGYNDTILPNHLNHKSQGEAMRGMQRFLPFIRANCSTSLKALVCAAYFPRCTKPQSYAAPPCRELCERSRDECARLMDAFGFAWPRQLRCEDLPRDGLAKCEMNRSQKAVSVRPTQASTSEDTTTVSSPSIVTGPVTERYCGTIYTVPAGFIVSPNYPQDYPSNSHCRWAIMLPRAYHVIDIVIESLLLEDDRNCMYDFVVIMDGLYNQVGPRLCGTLAQARAVAVKGNMAVVVFKSDNANSKGGFLIKYRAHTAWRKPKFKPRRKSQRLTTIFSVRNTSSFSSVVSLCFRRSIRPWILAELQ, from the exons ATGAAACGGGTGGCACATTACAACAGAGCATTCGTCCTCTTTCTTCTTTTCAAAGTTGTCG GTTGCTGTGATCCGGGACAATTTGAGTGTACTTCGTCTGAGTGTATCCCGGATGTGCTAAAATGTGATGGAAGCGAAGACTGCGCAGACTCCAGCGACGAAATCAATTGTA ccaAACGCAGCATGTGCAGGGTTGACCAGTTCGAGTGCCTGATTGAGGGAGATTGTATTCCTTTGAGCAAGCATTGTGATGGGACCTGGGACTGCCAACACGGAACTGACGAGATGGATTGCCAAG TGAGCACCGTAGAAGTTTTGAGCACAATCACCACCGCCAAGCCAG AGTTGATGGGCATCTTCCAGACTGCTGATGGAAAGTCAAGTTCGCATTACCTAGCTTACGATAAGGCTCCAGGTACCGAGCTCTACCTTCGATTCACTGCAACCAAATGCTCCGGATATCTCTTCGAAATGACAAGCCAGAACTCGAACCAATTCTTCCTTCTCTCCCTATCCCAAAATGGGAATATACAATTCTTATTCCAGAGCGCGAGGGGTCCCGGTGTGATTATCATCTCCCCGCCACCAGGGAAATCTTTCTGCGATGGACGACGCCACATGTTGAGCTTTCAGCGCTATCTTCAAGACATCCGGTACCGGGTAGATGGAGGCTCACTGACCAAACACCGGGTAGCGGGCTTGCGTGATCCATTTCTCCGGCCGGTGAGGGTGCTAACTGGGCGTGGCGTGGAGGGGTGCATCTCCGGTGTCGATGTTGTGCTACTCCGCTCTCGTAATGAGCAGAGGAGGGTGGGCGTGTCCAAAGGCTGTATCAGAAAAG CGAGAAAGACAACCTTAGCAGCTGGAATTCAAACGTCGACAACAAGAactacaaaaacaacaacgacaaTGAGAAGAACGGCATCAACGTTACCACTGAGCAACCAGTCAAGTTCAACGTCGACGACACCACAGCCTAGCTCCCCCGCCACACCatcatcacgtgaccatcccACACGTGGGATGCTTTCAACGCGAGAATCTGCTCTTACATATTCTAAACAAGGCTTTCATTTTATGCCATCGACGCAAGAATCGCCTGTCACGACATTCGGGCGCGATTCAACCCAGGCGTCGTCAGTAACGCAAGGATCTTCTTTCACGTCATCAACGCACGAATCGTCAGTAACGCGAGGATCTCCTGTCACGCCATCAATGCATGGGTCTTCAGTAACGCAAGGATCACCTGTCACGCCATTAACGCGTGACCCCACTCTCACGCATTCTGTACCAATAATATCTGGGCGTTTGAAAACTTCCATGAACAAACGAACCAAACCCAAACCTGGCGAGCGCGCGACGGAAATAAAGTCACCGTCTACTTATCAAGTAACGACAATGGTTACTCATTCACCTCGCGTCACGGAACCGGCTTCCCCGATAGCTGGAACTAAGCAAGTCACACATTTAAAGGGTAAAGGCTATAGTACGCCTATGGCACGCTCTAGTCTGACGATATCAAGACTTCAGGGCACTCAACGGCCAACAATGGTCAATAAAAACGAAATCGATGAAAACTACGGAGCTACCGGTGTGAGTACTAGTACGAGTGCCGGGAATTCAATCAACACTGAGAGACCGCCGAATGTCACGCAAACCAGTTGCGAGCGTTTAAAGAGCAAAATATGCCTTGGGTTTGGATACAACGATACCATCCTACCAAACCACCTTAACCATAAATCGCAAGGAGAAGCAATGAGAGGGATGCAGCGATTCTTGCCTTTCATTCGAGCTAACTGTTCCACCAGCTTGAAGGCATTAGTTTGCGCCGCTTACTTTCCACGTTGCACTAAGCCACAGTCATACGCTGCTCCTCCTTGCCGGGAGTTGTGTGAGAGGTCTAGAGACGAGTGCGCGCGGTTGATGGATGCGTTCGGGTTTGCATGGCCGCGTCAACTGCGGTGTGAGGATCTACCGCGAGACGGATTGGCCAAGTGTGAGATGAATAGAAGTCAGAAAGCTGTTTCTGTACGACCAACACAGGCGTCAACGAGTGAGG ATACAACTACAGTTTCTTCGCCATCAATTGTTACTGGACCCGTAACAGAACGTT ACTGTGGCACCATCTACACAGTTCCTGCTGGGTTTATCGTCTCTCCAAACTATCCCCAGGACTACCCGTCCAACAGTCACTGCCGCTGGGCTATCATGCTCCCGCGAGCGTATCACGTGATTGATATAGTAATAGAGAGCTTGTTATTGGAGGACGATCGGAACTGTAT GTATGACTTTGTTGTCATCATGGACGGTCTCTACAATCAAGTAGGACCCAGGTTATGTGGCACTTTGGCCCAGGCTCGCGCGGTTGCCGTTAAAGGCAACATGGCGGTGGTAGTGTTTAAGTCTGATAATGCGAACAGCAAGGGCGGCTTTCTCATCAAATACAGGGCTCAT
- the LOC5502605 gene encoding uncharacterized protein LOC5502605 isoform X2: protein MKRVAHYNRAFVLFLLFKVVGCCDPGQFECTSSECIPDVLKCDGSEDCADSSDEINCTKRSMCRVDQFECLIEGDCIPLSKHCDGTWDCQHGTDEMDCQVSTVEVLSTITTAKPELMGIFQTADGKSSSHYLAYDKAPGTELYLRFTATKCSGYLFEMTSQNSNQFFLLSLSQNGNIQFLFQSARGPGVIIISPPPGKSFCDGRRHMLSFQRYLQDIRYRVDGGSLTKHRVAGLRDPFLRPVRVLTGRGVEGCISGVDVVLLRSRNEQRRVGVSKGCIRKARKTTLAAGIQTSTTRTTKTTTTMRRTASTLPLSNQSSSTSTTPQPSSPATPSSRDHPTRGMLSTRESALTYSKQGFHFMPSTQESPVTTFGRDSTQASSVTQGSSFTSSTHESSVTRGSPVTPSMHGSSVTQGSPVTPLTRDPTLTHSVPIISGRLKTSMNKRTKPKPGERATEIKSPSTYQVTTMVTHSPRVTEPASPIAGTKQVTHLKGKGYSTPMARSSLTISRLQGTQRPTMVNKNEIDENYGATGVSTSTSAGNSINTERPPNVTQTSCERLKSKICLGFGYNDTILPNHLNHKSQGEAMRGMQRFLPFIRANCSTSLKALVCAAYFPRCTKPQSYAAPPCRELCERSRDECARLMDAFGFAWPRQLRCEDLPRDGLAKCEMNRSQKAVSVRPTQASTSEDTTTVSSPSIVTGPVTERYCGTIYTVPAGFIVSPNYPQDYPSNSHCRWAIMLPRAYHVIDIVIESLLLEDDRNCMYDFVVIMDGLYNQVGPRLCGTLAQARAVAVKGNMAVVVFKSDNANSKGGFLIKYRAHSYP from the exons ATGAAACGGGTGGCACATTACAACAGAGCATTCGTCCTCTTTCTTCTTTTCAAAGTTGTCG GTTGCTGTGATCCGGGACAATTTGAGTGTACTTCGTCTGAGTGTATCCCGGATGTGCTAAAATGTGATGGAAGCGAAGACTGCGCAGACTCCAGCGACGAAATCAATTGTA ccaAACGCAGCATGTGCAGGGTTGACCAGTTCGAGTGCCTGATTGAGGGAGATTGTATTCCTTTGAGCAAGCATTGTGATGGGACCTGGGACTGCCAACACGGAACTGACGAGATGGATTGCCAAG TGAGCACCGTAGAAGTTTTGAGCACAATCACCACCGCCAAGCCAG AGTTGATGGGCATCTTCCAGACTGCTGATGGAAAGTCAAGTTCGCATTACCTAGCTTACGATAAGGCTCCAGGTACCGAGCTCTACCTTCGATTCACTGCAACCAAATGCTCCGGATATCTCTTCGAAATGACAAGCCAGAACTCGAACCAATTCTTCCTTCTCTCCCTATCCCAAAATGGGAATATACAATTCTTATTCCAGAGCGCGAGGGGTCCCGGTGTGATTATCATCTCCCCGCCACCAGGGAAATCTTTCTGCGATGGACGACGCCACATGTTGAGCTTTCAGCGCTATCTTCAAGACATCCGGTACCGGGTAGATGGAGGCTCACTGACCAAACACCGGGTAGCGGGCTTGCGTGATCCATTTCTCCGGCCGGTGAGGGTGCTAACTGGGCGTGGCGTGGAGGGGTGCATCTCCGGTGTCGATGTTGTGCTACTCCGCTCTCGTAATGAGCAGAGGAGGGTGGGCGTGTCCAAAGGCTGTATCAGAAAAG CGAGAAAGACAACCTTAGCAGCTGGAATTCAAACGTCGACAACAAGAactacaaaaacaacaacgacaaTGAGAAGAACGGCATCAACGTTACCACTGAGCAACCAGTCAAGTTCAACGTCGACGACACCACAGCCTAGCTCCCCCGCCACACCatcatcacgtgaccatcccACACGTGGGATGCTTTCAACGCGAGAATCTGCTCTTACATATTCTAAACAAGGCTTTCATTTTATGCCATCGACGCAAGAATCGCCTGTCACGACATTCGGGCGCGATTCAACCCAGGCGTCGTCAGTAACGCAAGGATCTTCTTTCACGTCATCAACGCACGAATCGTCAGTAACGCGAGGATCTCCTGTCACGCCATCAATGCATGGGTCTTCAGTAACGCAAGGATCACCTGTCACGCCATTAACGCGTGACCCCACTCTCACGCATTCTGTACCAATAATATCTGGGCGTTTGAAAACTTCCATGAACAAACGAACCAAACCCAAACCTGGCGAGCGCGCGACGGAAATAAAGTCACCGTCTACTTATCAAGTAACGACAATGGTTACTCATTCACCTCGCGTCACGGAACCGGCTTCCCCGATAGCTGGAACTAAGCAAGTCACACATTTAAAGGGTAAAGGCTATAGTACGCCTATGGCACGCTCTAGTCTGACGATATCAAGACTTCAGGGCACTCAACGGCCAACAATGGTCAATAAAAACGAAATCGATGAAAACTACGGAGCTACCGGTGTGAGTACTAGTACGAGTGCCGGGAATTCAATCAACACTGAGAGACCGCCGAATGTCACGCAAACCAGTTGCGAGCGTTTAAAGAGCAAAATATGCCTTGGGTTTGGATACAACGATACCATCCTACCAAACCACCTTAACCATAAATCGCAAGGAGAAGCAATGAGAGGGATGCAGCGATTCTTGCCTTTCATTCGAGCTAACTGTTCCACCAGCTTGAAGGCATTAGTTTGCGCCGCTTACTTTCCACGTTGCACTAAGCCACAGTCATACGCTGCTCCTCCTTGCCGGGAGTTGTGTGAGAGGTCTAGAGACGAGTGCGCGCGGTTGATGGATGCGTTCGGGTTTGCATGGCCGCGTCAACTGCGGTGTGAGGATCTACCGCGAGACGGATTGGCCAAGTGTGAGATGAATAGAAGTCAGAAAGCTGTTTCTGTACGACCAACACAGGCGTCAACGAGTGAGG ATACAACTACAGTTTCTTCGCCATCAATTGTTACTGGACCCGTAACAGAACGTT ACTGTGGCACCATCTACACAGTTCCTGCTGGGTTTATCGTCTCTCCAAACTATCCCCAGGACTACCCGTCCAACAGTCACTGCCGCTGGGCTATCATGCTCCCGCGAGCGTATCACGTGATTGATATAGTAATAGAGAGCTTGTTATTGGAGGACGATCGGAACTGTAT GTATGACTTTGTTGTCATCATGGACGGTCTCTACAATCAAGTAGGACCCAGGTTATGTGGCACTTTGGCCCAGGCTCGCGCGGTTGCCGTTAAAGGCAACATGGCGGTGGTAGTGTTTAAGTCTGATAATGCGAACAGCAAGGGCGGCTTTCTCATCAAATACAGGGCTCAT TCTTACCCTTAG